The following are from one region of the Capsicum annuum cultivar UCD-10X-F1 chromosome 1, UCD10Xv1.1, whole genome shotgun sequence genome:
- the LOC107870699 gene encoding uncharacterized protein LOC107870699: MKTGITISFSPPKLLILTANHQSNPKTYHSSGELVVLSISPAPNIPVASPPAGHFRFTREEGNEVRAVENNSNGNALSPSAEDVAAAAAAAQAQNVQRRGFSVPIQVPVEKPQFGPVIVPCSSRDGGVQGLRWYGKRLRIDEDGDVADEFFEEIVPDTPSSSEEHHHKQYPKFQLKYTTKPAKITSQALSTAGKIQHRVERQGKLEWI; this comes from the exons ATGAAGACGGG GATTACTATTTCATTTTCCCCACCCAAACTTTTAATACTTACAGCAAATCACCAGTCAAACCCCAAGACTTACCATTCCTCCGGCGAGCTCGTCGTTCTGTCAATATCTCCGGCACCAAACATTCCCGTTGCATCCCCGCCGGCGGGGCATTTCC GGTTTACAAGAGAAGAAGGTAACGAAGTAAGAGCAGTTGAAAATAATAGCAACGGTAATGCATTATCTCCGTCGGCGGAAGATGTAGCGGCAGCAGCTGCGGCAGCTCAAGCTCAAAATGTTCAACGTAGAGGTTTCAGTGTTCCGATTCAAGTACCTGTTGAGAAACCGCAATTTGGACCCGTTATTGTTCCCTGTAGTTCACGCGATGGTGGTGTTCAG GGATTAAGATGGTATGGCAAGCGTCTTAGGATAGATGAAGATGGAGATGTTGCAGACGAATTTTTCGAAGAAATTGTTCCGGATACACCTTCTAGCTCAGAAGAACACCACCACAAGCAATATCCCAAGTTCCAGCTGAAGTACACCACAAAACCTGCTAAGATAACAAGCCAGGCACTCTCAACTGCTGGTAAAATTCAACATCGAGTGGAACGCCAAGGCAAATTGGAGTGGATTTGA
- the LOC124897242 gene encoding uncharacterized protein LOC124897242: MHSVKEKVSNAAAAAKEHVDIFKAQCSRIVSFYPCYLCSCMKLFNVFIKTTLPYIIYLICFFSVCPCSYLFMYETIQCIHSNNTIYYNTIQSDNAQPPSKDVPAEKARARTKEEKDIAEERRKEKEAEAKMELHESKAAHAGEKLEGKHGHGGHAPYSTHSKCCHQPSWWS; this comes from the exons aTGCATTCGGTAAAGGAGAAAGTGAGCAACGCAGCAGCTGCAGCCAAGGAACATGTTGACATCTTCAAAGCCCAATGCTCAAGAATAG TCTCATTTTATCCTTGTTATCTTTGTTCGTGTATGAAACTATTTAATGTATTCATTAAAACAACACTACCATACATTATATATCTTATATGTTTTTTCTCAGTTTGTCCTTGTTCATatttgttcatgtatgaaactaTTCAATGTATTCATTCAAACAATACCATATATTATAATACAATACAATCTGATAATGCACAACCACCATCCAAAGACGTGCCGGCAGAGAAAGCAAGAGCAAGGACAAAGGAAGAGAAGGACATAGCAGAAGAGAGAAGGAAAGAAAAGGAAGCAGAGGCCAAAATGGAGCTTCATGAATCCAAAGCTGCCCATGCTGGGGAGAAGTTGGAAGGAAAACATGGTCATGGAGGACATGCTCCCTATAGTACCCATTCCAAATGCTGCCACCAACCCTCTTGGTGGTCATGA